The DNA region ACTTTCGGGCAATCAACTGAATAACTTCAGCCTCTCCTTTGTGGTAGTATCCTTCATTGAGACCCCGCCGTTTTTCCTTATAATGAACCAATTCCAGTGATTTAAGATCTTCGGCTAACTCCTGGCCATTGTACAAAAGGGCTAGATTTTTCGGACCACCGGTATTGTAAAGGATCTGTTTACGACTAAAAGCCTCTATGAGAAAATACCCTCCAGGTCTAAGAAATTTAATCAGTTTGCGGTGCATTTGCTGCCTTGTTTCCGGGGGCAGATGAAGAAAAATCAGTGCCACTGCATCAAAATTCCGGTTTGTCTGAAAATCCTCTATGGATGAAATATGATACTCAATGCGGACACCATATTCGGCTGCCAGTTGCATGGCTTTTGCTTTGGCTTTACTGCTAAAATCAAACGCAGTCACATTCCATTTCTTCAAGGCAGCATAAACTGCATTCCTTCCCTCACCTTCGGCAGGTAAAAGTAAATCCCCTGGTGGGGTATTGTCTATAAAATCTTTAAATAAAGCATTTGGAGCTTTGCCATATACAAACTCCCTGGTATCATATCTTTCATCCCAAAACTCTTC from Bacteroidales bacterium includes:
- a CDS encoding class I SAM-dependent methyltransferase — its product is MEEFWDERYDTREFVYGKAPNALFKDFIDNTPPGDLLLPAEGEGRNAVYAALKKWNVTAFDFSSKAKAKAMQLAAEYGVRIEYHISSIEDFQTNRNFDAVALIFLHLPPETRQQMHRKLIKFLRPGGYFLIEAFSRKQILYNTGGPKNLALLYNGQELAEDLKSLELVHYKEKRRGLNEGYYHKGEAEVIQLIARKLN